One window from the genome of Apium graveolens cultivar Ventura unplaced genomic scaffold, ASM990537v1 ctg2549, whole genome shotgun sequence encodes:
- the LOC141700593 gene encoding uncharacterized protein LOC141700593 — translation MSFLVWNCRGLAQPRTVRFLKEIIKQLRPNLVFLSETFANKKKIESICKAVFFNGCFVVESQRHGGGLTLLWKNEGGVEIKGSSNHYIDFEVCCDQVGRWRYTGFYGCPERQRRRESWQILRDPAAESQLPWCLIGDFNDMMHEHEKQGGRRQPRGLLEGFKETVFDSGLDDLGFIGSEFTWEKSRGTAT, via the coding sequence ATGAGTTTCTTAGTGTGGAACTGCCGGGGTTTGGCCCAACCACGAACAGTTCGATTTCTCAAAGAAATCATTAAACAATTACGGCCCAATTTAGTATTCTTGTCAGAAACGTTTGCTAATAAGAAGAAGATAGAGTCCATTTGTAAAGCTGTGTTTTTTAACGGGTGTTTTGTAGTGGAGTCACAAAGACATGGTGGTGGCTTAACACTACTGTGGAAGAATGAAGGGGGGGTTGAGATAAAAGGAAGTAGTAACCATTATATAGACTTCGAAGTATGCTGTGATCAGGTTGGCCGTTGGAGGTATACAGGGTTTTATGGCTGCCCAGAACGACagagaagaagggaatcttgGCAAATATTGAGAGACCCAGCTGCAGAATCACAACTCCCGTGGTGTCTCATAGGAGACTTTAATGACATGATGCATGAGCATGAAAAACAGGGAGGTAGAAGACAACCAAGAGGATTACTGGAAGGTTTTAAAGAAACAGTGTTTGACAGTGGGTTGGATGATCTTGGTTTTATTGGGAGTGAATTTACGTGGGAAAAATCAAGAGGTACGGCTACATGA